The Vescimonas coprocola genome includes a window with the following:
- a CDS encoding cell division protein FtsQ/DivIB, with product MARRSRRNRRRRRGRFAFLYRLLCFVLICAAIVGALVLFFKVDTISVSGNDRYSRETILAASGVSEGDNLFLLNKYDAAARITEALPYVESVRLSRKLPGTLCIDIVECSDPAGIQQDGHCWLISPEGKLVDSPAEAPNGCPMVVGLSLTDPQVGSLAAVPEEQSGDLARLLELLRQLRSKGMTAQIGEIRFEESGIVLRYQDRLDVYLDREDDFAYRLRYLAAVLEKLEENETGTIRWDAEGSARFIPG from the coding sequence ATGGCCAGACGCAGCAGAAGAAACAGACGGCGCAGGCGGGGAAGGTTTGCCTTCCTCTATCGGTTGCTGTGCTTCGTGCTGATCTGTGCCGCCATCGTGGGAGCGTTGGTGCTGTTTTTCAAGGTGGATACCATCTCTGTCAGCGGCAATGACCGCTACTCCCGTGAGACGATTTTGGCCGCCAGCGGCGTCTCGGAGGGGGATAATCTCTTTCTGCTGAATAAGTACGATGCGGCGGCCAGGATCACCGAGGCTCTGCCCTATGTAGAGTCGGTGCGGCTGAGCCGCAAGCTGCCGGGGACCCTGTGTATCGACATCGTGGAGTGCAGCGACCCGGCGGGCATTCAACAGGACGGCCATTGCTGGCTTATCAGCCCGGAGGGCAAGCTGGTGGATTCCCCCGCTGAGGCCCCAAACGGCTGCCCTATGGTCGTGGGCCTGTCCCTGACAGACCCGCAGGTGGGGAGCCTTGCGGCGGTGCCGGAGGAGCAGTCCGGGGATCTTGCCCGGCTGCTGGAGCTGCTGCGCCAGCTGCGCTCCAAGGGCATGACCGCCCAGATCGGAGAGATCCGCTTCGAGGAGAGCGGCATCGTCCTGCGGTATCAGGACCGGCTGGACGTGTATCTGGACCGGGAGGATGATTTCGCCTACCGCCTGAGATATCTGGCGGCGGTGCTGGAGAAGCTGGAGGAAAACGAGACCGGCACCATCCGCTGGGATGCCGAGGGCAGCGCCCGGTTTATTCCCGGATAA
- a CDS encoding TrmH family RNA methyltransferase, producing MAHIISITDFDTPELDVYARLTENQLVNRADPANALFIAESPLVIGRALESGCVPVSFLMEPRHLTSQALPLLERCPEDIPVYTAAPEVLTRLTGFHLTRGMLCAMRRPALPTVEEVCANARRIAVLENVMNPTNIGAIFRCAAALGMDAVLLTAAGSDPLYRRASRVSMGNVFLVPWTYLPEEAPWPERLRRLGFQTVAMALREDSLLLNDPRLMAAEKLAVVLGTEGDGLSDGTIAACDYTVRIPMTHGVDSLNVAAASAVAFYQLGLMSGGAPT from the coding sequence ATGGCCCACATCATCTCCATCACCGATTTCGACACCCCGGAGCTGGACGTCTACGCCCGTCTGACGGAAAACCAGCTGGTCAACCGGGCAGACCCCGCAAACGCCCTCTTTATCGCAGAAAGCCCGCTGGTCATCGGGCGGGCGCTGGAGAGCGGCTGTGTGCCGGTGTCCTTTCTCATGGAGCCACGGCACCTGACGTCTCAGGCCCTGCCCCTGCTGGAGCGCTGCCCGGAGGACATCCCCGTCTACACCGCTGCGCCGGAGGTGCTGACCCGGCTGACGGGCTTCCATCTGACCCGTGGGATGCTGTGTGCCATGCGCCGCCCGGCCCTGCCCACGGTGGAGGAGGTGTGCGCCAACGCCCGGCGCATCGCCGTGCTGGAGAATGTCATGAATCCCACCAACATCGGGGCTATCTTCCGCTGCGCCGCTGCGCTGGGGATGGATGCGGTGCTGCTCACCGCCGCTGGGAGCGATCCCCTGTACCGGCGGGCTTCCCGTGTCAGTATGGGCAATGTGTTTCTCGTTCCATGGACGTATCTGCCGGAGGAGGCTCCGTGGCCGGAGCGGCTGCGGCGGCTGGGCTTCCAGACGGTGGCCATGGCCCTGCGGGAGGACTCGCTGCTTCTGAACGACCCCCGGCTCATGGCGGCGGAGAAGCTGGCGGTGGTGCTGGGGACCGAAGGGGACGGTCTGTCCGACGGTACCATCGCCGCCTGCGACTACACGGTCCGCATCCCCATGACCCACGGAGTGGACTCCCTGAACGTGGCCGCCGCCAGCGCCGTGGCCTTTTACCAGTTGGGGCTGATGAGCGGCGGCGCTCCGACATAA
- a CDS encoding GNAT family N-acetyltransferase: protein MKDLTIRRLRPSDAEALYRILSDRQVMRYLEPPYDRLQTEQFLREAGLAEPPLVYGTEEDGRLLGYVIYHAYDPDSMELGWVLSPDCWGKGYASRLTDRLVELAHRAGKTAVIECVPEQTVTRYIAEKKGFAYVGRTGGLEVYRLPPNE, encoded by the coding sequence ATGAAAGACCTGACCATCCGCAGGCTGCGGCCATCGGACGCCGAAGCGCTGTATAGGATTCTGTCCGACCGGCAGGTGATGCGCTATCTGGAGCCGCCTTACGACCGCCTTCAAACGGAGCAGTTCCTCCGGGAGGCGGGGCTTGCGGAGCCGCCCCTTGTGTATGGCACGGAGGAGGACGGCCGTCTGCTGGGCTACGTCATCTACCACGCCTATGACCCGGACAGCATGGAGCTGGGCTGGGTGCTCTCCCCGGACTGCTGGGGGAAGGGCTATGCCTCCCGGCTGACGGACCGGCTGGTGGAACTGGCCCACCGAGCGGGAAAGACGGCGGTCATCGAGTGCGTCCCGGAGCAGACCGTCACCCGGTACATCGCTGAGAAAAAGGGCTTTGCCTATGTGGGCCGCACCGGCGGACTGGAGGTATACCGTCTGCCGCCCAACGAATAA
- a CDS encoding aminotransferase class I/II-fold pyridoxal phosphate-dependent enzyme: MDIFQKCYEPSLAKELKAAGVYPYFHALQSRQDVEVMMEGRRRIMLGSNNYLGLTTAPDVVEAGIHALEQYGTGCSGSRFLNGTLQMHLELEEELGKFLRKPGIVTFGTGFQSNVGIISALVGRHDYVICDRENHASIYAGCQMSYGKMLRYRHSDMADLEKQLQRVPEQNGALIVTDGVFSMGGDIAKLPEICALAKQYGARVMVDDAHGLGVLGEGGRGTASYFGLEDQVDVYMGTFSKSLASLGGYMAASEEVAEYVRHASRPFIFSASIPPANCATALAALRHLEQHPELVDRLRSLSLYARKGMTDRGMKIRESALNAPTPIIPIYTYETYHTLEVAKEIYDRGVYVNPTLPPATPEGEALLRTSYMATHTEALLDEAMDIMAEVLVKHE; the protein is encoded by the coding sequence ATGGATATTTTTCAGAAATGCTATGAGCCGTCTCTGGCGAAGGAATTGAAGGCGGCGGGGGTGTATCCCTATTTCCACGCCCTCCAGTCCCGGCAGGATGTGGAGGTGATGATGGAGGGTCGGCGCCGCATCATGCTGGGTTCCAACAACTATCTGGGTCTGACCACGGCCCCGGATGTGGTGGAGGCGGGCATCCATGCCCTGGAGCAGTACGGCACCGGGTGCAGCGGTTCCCGGTTCCTCAACGGCACCCTCCAGATGCATCTGGAGTTGGAGGAGGAATTGGGGAAGTTTCTGCGTAAGCCCGGCATCGTCACCTTCGGCACAGGGTTCCAGTCCAACGTGGGTATCATCAGCGCACTGGTGGGGCGGCACGACTATGTGATCTGCGACCGGGAGAACCACGCTTCCATCTACGCCGGGTGCCAGATGAGCTACGGCAAGATGCTGCGCTACCGCCACAGCGATATGGCGGATCTGGAGAAGCAGCTGCAGCGGGTGCCGGAGCAGAACGGCGCCCTCATCGTCACCGACGGCGTATTCTCCATGGGCGGCGACATCGCCAAGCTGCCGGAAATTTGTGCGCTGGCCAAGCAGTACGGCGCACGGGTCATGGTGGACGATGCCCACGGACTGGGCGTGCTGGGCGAGGGCGGCCGAGGCACCGCCAGCTACTTCGGGCTGGAGGATCAGGTGGATGTGTACATGGGTACCTTCTCCAAGTCGCTGGCATCGCTGGGCGGCTACATGGCGGCCTCGGAGGAGGTGGCGGAGTATGTGCGCCACGCCTCCCGGCCATTCATCTTCTCGGCGTCCATCCCGCCGGCCAACTGCGCCACGGCACTGGCGGCCCTGCGACATCTGGAGCAGCACCCGGAGCTGGTGGACCGGCTGCGGAGCCTGAGCCTGTACGCCCGGAAGGGCATGACGGACCGGGGAATGAAGATCCGGGAGTCGGCCCTGAACGCCCCCACGCCCATCATCCCCATCTACACCTACGAGACGTATCACACGCTGGAGGTGGCCAAGGAGATCTACGACCGGGGCGTGTACGTCAACCCCACCCTGCCCCCGGCTACGCCGGAGGGAGAGGCCCTGCTGCGGACCAGCTACATGGCCACCCACACGGAGGCCCTGCTGGATGAGGCCATGGACATTATGGCGGAGGTGCTGG
- a CDS encoding indolepyruvate oxidoreductase subunit beta has protein sequence MSGVKSALLVGVGGQGAILISKIMANGFMQAGFDVKQSEVHGMAQRGGSVSTQVRWGDKVYGPVFGKGEADILVALEKMEAVRYAEFLKPGGVAVINDYAIKSTTIASGAETYPEGCVEAMAKVFRTIAVPASDMALGLGNPKCMNVVLFGAMCDSLGSPQIDWEQVVADTVPEKVRELNLRAFRAGRQAAQQR, from the coding sequence ATGTCTGGTGTGAAAAGTGCGCTGCTGGTGGGCGTGGGCGGTCAGGGGGCCATCCTGATCTCCAAGATCATGGCCAACGGCTTCATGCAGGCGGGCTTCGACGTGAAGCAGAGCGAGGTACACGGCATGGCCCAGCGGGGCGGCAGCGTCTCGACGCAGGTGCGCTGGGGCGACAAGGTGTACGGCCCCGTGTTCGGCAAGGGCGAGGCGGACATTCTGGTGGCGCTGGAGAAGATGGAAGCCGTACGCTATGCCGAGTTCTTGAAGCCCGGCGGCGTGGCGGTCATCAACGACTACGCCATCAAGTCCACCACCATTGCCTCCGGGGCGGAGACCTACCCGGAGGGCTGCGTGGAGGCCATGGCAAAGGTGTTCCGCACCATTGCCGTGCCGGCCAGCGACATGGCGCTGGGGCTGGGCAACCCCAAGTGCATGAACGTGGTGCTCTTCGGGGCTATGTGTGACAGTCTGGGCAGCCCCCAGATCGACTGGGAGCAGGTGGTGGCGGACACCGTGCCGGAGAAGGTGCGGGAGCTGAACCTCCGGGCCTTCCGGGCGGGCCGTCAGGCGGCGCAGCAGCGCTGA
- the iorA gene encoding indolepyruvate ferredoxin oxidoreductase subunit alpha, translating to MKHLMSGNEATARGVYEAGIKICSAYPGTPSTEILENLPPYQKDVYCEWAPNEKVAVEVAYGASIAGSRSFCTMKMVGLNVAADPLFTAGYMGVGGGFVVVTADDPSCHSSQNEQDNRHYARAAKIAMVEPSDPQECKDFVALACQLSEEFDTPVLYRTTTQVCHSKGLVQWGERREHTAPPYRRNVRKFVCTPAHAYANHPLVEERLRRLEEYGCTRALENGLNKREMGDGKVGVITASVAYEYAKEVFPEGTSFLKLGLTFPLPMDLIRDFASRVEKLYVIEELEPFMEDQIKAAGIPCVGKELTGLLYELNTQLLRERVLGEKADFRKTDVTPASRPPALCPGCPHRGFFYTLSKNKNYVVTGDIGCYTLGSAAPLNCMDSVVCMGAGFSAGMGIAKSFEREGVTDKTIFGVMGDSTFFHSGMTGAAEIIYNNGRMIPCVLDNRITGMTGHQDNPGTGYTLLGDEAPMLSVEKIFTAMGFAPVLTVDPQDLTAMKETVDRAVAALERGEHPAIVTRRPCLLIKRDRFQKGMCHVEPDKCRSCRSCLKVGCPAVSMEEGKAVIDRTQCVGCTVCAQVCPFGAIVKEEV from the coding sequence ATGAAGCATCTCATGAGCGGCAACGAGGCCACGGCCAGAGGCGTGTATGAGGCAGGCATCAAGATATGCTCCGCCTATCCCGGCACCCCCAGTACAGAGATTTTAGAGAACCTGCCCCCCTATCAAAAAGACGTCTACTGCGAGTGGGCGCCCAACGAGAAGGTGGCGGTGGAGGTGGCCTACGGGGCCTCCATTGCCGGGTCCCGCTCCTTCTGCACCATGAAAATGGTGGGCCTGAACGTAGCGGCGGATCCCCTGTTCACCGCCGGCTATATGGGCGTAGGCGGCGGCTTCGTGGTGGTGACGGCGGACGATCCCAGCTGTCACTCCTCCCAGAATGAGCAGGACAACCGCCACTATGCACGGGCGGCCAAGATCGCCATGGTGGAGCCCAGCGACCCGCAGGAGTGCAAGGACTTTGTGGCCTTGGCCTGCCAGCTGTCGGAGGAGTTCGATACCCCGGTGCTGTACCGCACCACCACGCAGGTCTGCCACTCCAAGGGGCTGGTGCAGTGGGGGGAGCGCCGGGAGCATACGGCGCCGCCCTACCGGCGCAACGTCCGCAAGTTCGTCTGCACCCCCGCCCACGCTTACGCCAACCACCCGCTGGTGGAGGAGCGGCTGCGGCGGCTGGAGGAGTACGGCTGCACCCGTGCGCTGGAAAACGGTCTGAACAAGAGGGAGATGGGCGACGGCAAGGTGGGCGTCATCACGGCCTCCGTGGCCTATGAGTACGCCAAGGAGGTGTTCCCGGAGGGGACGTCCTTCCTGAAGCTGGGCCTGACCTTCCCCCTGCCCATGGATCTGATCCGGGACTTTGCCTCCCGTGTGGAAAAGCTCTATGTCATCGAGGAGCTGGAACCCTTTATGGAGGATCAGATCAAGGCCGCCGGCATCCCCTGTGTGGGCAAGGAACTGACGGGCCTTCTGTACGAGCTGAATACCCAGCTGCTGCGGGAGCGGGTGCTGGGAGAGAAAGCAGATTTCCGCAAGACCGATGTGACCCCGGCCAGCCGTCCTCCGGCCCTTTGCCCGGGATGTCCCCACCGTGGCTTCTTCTATACCCTGTCCAAGAACAAAAACTATGTCGTCACCGGCGACATCGGCTGCTATACGCTGGGCAGCGCCGCCCCGCTGAACTGCATGGATTCCGTGGTGTGCATGGGCGCAGGCTTCTCCGCCGGCATGGGTATTGCCAAGAGCTTTGAGCGGGAGGGCGTCACCGATAAGACCATCTTCGGCGTCATGGGCGACTCCACCTTCTTCCACAGCGGCATGACCGGCGCTGCGGAGATCATCTACAACAACGGCCGCATGATCCCCTGCGTGCTGGATAACCGCATCACCGGCATGACCGGCCATCAGGATAACCCCGGCACGGGCTATACCCTGCTGGGGGACGAGGCCCCCATGCTCAGCGTGGAGAAAATTTTCACGGCCATGGGCTTTGCCCCGGTGCTGACGGTGGACCCGCAGGACCTGACGGCTATGAAGGAGACGGTAGACCGGGCCGTGGCGGCGCTGGAGCGGGGCGAGCATCCCGCCATCGTCACCCGGAGGCCCTGCCTGCTCATCAAGCGGGATAGGTTCCAAAAGGGAATGTGCCATGTGGAGCCGGATAAGTGCCGCAGCTGCCGCAGCTGCCTGAAGGTGGGCTGCCCCGCCGTCTCCATGGAGGAGGGCAAGGCGGTCATCGACCGTACCCAGTGCGTGGGCTGCACCGTCTGCGCTCAGGTCTGCCCCTTCGGTGCCATCGTAAAGGAGGAAGTGTGA
- a CDS encoding TetR/AcrR family transcriptional regulator → MAERITARKRQAMEMRRRIQETALDLFDREGFENVSVEEIAQAAGCSVGNIYHYFKSKDELAIQLTQHVDEAYQVLEQAYLADTDRSGREKLLDFVGRSLEISVGDEVLYKAFIHGLRYPEQGVLKGSEKRVYYRLLGELVDLCRREGSIRQELITAEVVEELVTLHRGMLFEWRIYEGGFPLAQRGRRMAEHLLEGMRG, encoded by the coding sequence ATGGCAGAGAGGATCACCGCACGAAAGAGGCAGGCCATGGAGATGCGCCGTCGGATCCAGGAGACGGCGCTGGATCTGTTTGACCGGGAGGGCTTTGAAAACGTCTCCGTGGAGGAGATCGCACAGGCCGCCGGCTGCTCCGTGGGCAATATCTATCACTACTTCAAAAGCAAGGACGAACTGGCCATCCAGCTGACCCAGCACGTGGACGAGGCGTATCAGGTGCTGGAGCAGGCGTATCTGGCGGACACCGATCGCTCCGGCCGAGAGAAGCTGCTGGACTTCGTGGGCCGGTCGTTGGAGATCAGCGTGGGGGACGAGGTGTTGTACAAGGCCTTCATCCACGGGCTGCGCTACCCGGAGCAGGGCGTACTGAAGGGCAGCGAGAAGCGGGTATACTACCGCCTGCTGGGTGAGCTGGTGGATCTGTGCCGCCGGGAGGGCAGCATCCGGCAGGAGCTGATCACGGCGGAGGTGGTGGAGGAGCTGGTGACGCTGCACCGAGGGATGCTGTTTGAGTGGCGTATCTATGAGGGAGGTTTTCCACTGGCCCAGCGGGGCCGCCGCATGGCGGAGCATCTGCTGGAGGGGATGCGGGGATGA
- the ftsZ gene encoding cell division protein FtsZ has translation MAFGFETGPENVVSIKVVGVGGGGNNVVNRMVRSGVKGVDFIAVNTDKQALNTSSAGYKLQIGEKLTHGQGAGANPEVGQKAAEESRTQLSKALEDTDMVFITAGMGGGTGTGAAPVVAEIAREQGVLTVGVVTKPFGFEGQKRMRAAEAGIEQLRGKVDSLVIIPNERLKYATDQKITFRNAFEIADDVLRQAVQSISDLIRDTGFINLDFADVTAVMKDAGLAHMGVGRAAGKGKAEEAARMAISSPLLETSINGAKGVLINVTGSMDIGLEEVEQAATLVQQAVHPDALTIFGATFDEELDDEIRVTVIATGFESNDQQEAPAAPAAADTQQPTQDDAAAPAAAPQPLDEAEGEKAEESDVDRSFDEILKIFSRGDKF, from the coding sequence ATGGCTTTTGGGTTTGAAACAGGACCGGAGAACGTGGTAAGTATCAAGGTGGTGGGCGTCGGCGGCGGCGGCAATAATGTGGTCAACCGCATGGTGCGCTCCGGCGTAAAAGGCGTGGATTTCATCGCCGTCAATACGGATAAGCAGGCGCTGAATACCTCCAGCGCCGGATATAAGCTCCAGATCGGTGAGAAGCTCACCCACGGACAGGGCGCAGGCGCCAATCCGGAGGTGGGTCAGAAGGCCGCCGAGGAGAGCCGCACCCAACTGTCCAAGGCGCTGGAGGACACCGACATGGTGTTCATCACCGCCGGTATGGGCGGCGGCACCGGCACCGGCGCAGCCCCCGTGGTGGCGGAGATCGCACGGGAGCAGGGCGTCCTGACGGTGGGCGTGGTCACCAAGCCCTTCGGCTTCGAGGGCCAGAAGCGGATGCGTGCGGCGGAGGCTGGCATTGAGCAGCTTCGCGGCAAGGTGGACTCTCTGGTCATCATCCCCAACGAGCGGCTGAAGTACGCCACCGATCAGAAGATCACCTTCCGCAACGCCTTTGAAATTGCCGACGACGTGCTGCGCCAGGCGGTGCAGAGCATCTCCGACCTGATCCGGGACACCGGATTTATCAATCTGGACTTTGCCGACGTCACCGCCGTCATGAAGGATGCCGGCCTTGCCCATATGGGCGTGGGCCGTGCCGCCGGCAAGGGCAAGGCCGAGGAGGCCGCCCGCATGGCCATCTCCAGCCCCCTGCTGGAGACCTCCATCAACGGCGCCAAGGGCGTCCTCATCAACGTCACCGGCTCCATGGACATCGGTCTGGAGGAGGTGGAGCAGGCCGCCACGCTGGTGCAGCAGGCGGTGCATCCCGATGCCCTGACCATCTTCGGCGCCACCTTCGACGAGGAGCTGGACGACGAGATCCGTGTCACCGTCATCGCCACCGGCTTCGAGAGCAATGACCAGCAGGAGGCCCCTGCTGCCCCCGCCGCTGCCGATACGCAGCAGCCTACGCAGGATGATGCCGCTGCCCCCGCCGCCGCCCCCCAGCCTCTGGACGAGGCCGAGGGCGAGAAGGCAGAGGAGAGCGATGTGGACCGTTCCTTCGACGAGATTTTGAAGATCTTCAGCCGTGGCGATAAGTTCTGA
- the buk gene encoding butyrate kinase codes for MKVLVINPGATSTKVAVFEEERELLKKSIIHTAQELEGFDRVIDQAELRQRAVLEAVAEGGFRLEDFDAVCGRGGLYRPIPSGTYAVSDRVMQDVEQAPYGEHPSNLGAYLARRIGDLVGIPAFFVDPVCVDEMTEVAHVSGFAEFRRLSQFHALNQKSVGRKAARQLGKSYEEARLIVCHLGGGVSVAAHDHGRVVDVFNVKDEGAMGMDRGGGLPVNQLIDYCYAGRSREEVKRTLGRRSGMLSYVGTTDFREICARVVSGDERFTAAYRALVYQLAKDIGAMAALLHFEVDAIVYTGGMAYEQFFCDDITAYVGRLAPVLRFPGEEEMRALAEGALRVLHGEAQAETY; via the coding sequence ATGAAGGTACTGGTCATCAATCCCGGCGCCACCTCCACCAAGGTGGCGGTGTTTGAGGAGGAACGGGAGCTGCTGAAGAAGAGCATCATCCACACGGCTCAGGAGCTGGAGGGCTTCGACCGGGTCATCGATCAGGCGGAGCTCCGTCAGCGGGCGGTGCTGGAGGCGGTGGCGGAGGGGGGCTTCCGCTTGGAGGATTTCGATGCCGTGTGCGGCCGTGGCGGCCTGTACCGCCCTATCCCCTCCGGCACCTACGCCGTCAGCGACCGGGTGATGCAGGATGTGGAGCAGGCCCCCTACGGCGAGCATCCCTCCAATCTGGGGGCATATCTGGCCCGGCGCATTGGTGATCTGGTCGGTATCCCGGCCTTTTTCGTGGACCCGGTGTGCGTGGACGAGATGACGGAGGTGGCCCATGTTTCCGGCTTTGCGGAGTTCCGGCGGCTGAGCCAGTTCCACGCCCTGAACCAGAAGTCCGTGGGCCGCAAGGCGGCCCGCCAGCTGGGCAAGTCCTACGAGGAGGCTCGGCTCATCGTCTGCCATTTGGGCGGTGGCGTGTCCGTGGCGGCCCATGACCATGGCCGTGTGGTGGACGTGTTCAACGTCAAGGATGAGGGGGCCATGGGCATGGACCGTGGCGGCGGCCTGCCGGTGAATCAGCTCATCGACTACTGTTATGCCGGGCGCAGCCGGGAGGAGGTCAAGCGGACGCTGGGCCGCCGCTCCGGGATGCTGTCCTATGTGGGTACCACGGACTTCCGGGAGATCTGCGCCAGGGTGGTGTCCGGAGACGAGCGGTTCACGGCGGCCTACCGGGCGCTGGTGTACCAGCTGGCCAAGGACATCGGCGCCATGGCGGCGCTGCTGCATTTCGAGGTGGATGCCATCGTCTACACCGGTGGCATGGCCTATGAGCAGTTTTTCTGTGACGATATCACCGCCTATGTGGGGCGGCTGGCCCCCGTCCTGCGGTTTCCCGGCGAGGAGGAGATGCGGGCGCTGGCGGAGGGCGCCCTGCGGGTGCTCCACGGTGAGGCGCAGGCGGAAACATATTAA